The following coding sequences are from one uncultured Devosia sp. window:
- a CDS encoding ABC transporter ATP-binding protein, giving the protein MAPLLSVENLRVSFPTHTGRVEVVKGISFELGRERLGIVGESGSGKSMTGRSILKLIRKPGLVTADRMEFDGVDLTRQSERQMRDIRGARISMVMQDPKFSLNPVMTVGEQIAEALVTHEKLPRREVNERIYAMLEAVRIHDPKRVAGLYPHEVSGGMGQRIMIAMMLIPEPELLIADEPTSALDVSVQAQVLDIIDNLVTQKGMGLILISHDLSLVSRYCDRILVMNSGTVVEECAAGQLEQAGHPYTRGLLAAMPVIDETRDELPVLDRTQWAGT; this is encoded by the coding sequence ATGGCACCGCTTCTTTCGGTTGAAAATCTGCGCGTGAGCTTCCCGACCCATACGGGACGCGTCGAAGTGGTGAAGGGGATTTCCTTCGAGCTGGGCCGCGAACGGCTGGGCATCGTGGGGGAGAGCGGATCGGGCAAGTCGATGACAGGCCGGTCGATCCTCAAGCTGATCCGCAAGCCGGGGCTGGTGACGGCGGACCGGATGGAATTCGACGGCGTCGACCTGACCCGCCAGAGCGAGCGGCAGATGCGCGACATTCGCGGCGCGCGGATTTCCATGGTGATGCAGGACCCCAAGTTCTCGCTCAACCCGGTGATGACGGTGGGCGAGCAGATCGCCGAAGCGCTGGTGACGCATGAAAAGTTGCCGCGGCGCGAGGTGAACGAGCGGATCTACGCCATGCTCGAAGCGGTGCGGATCCATGATCCGAAGCGCGTGGCGGGGCTCTATCCGCATGAAGTGTCGGGCGGCATGGGGCAGCGCATCATGATCGCCATGATGCTGATCCCCGAGCCGGAACTGCTTATAGCCGACGAGCCGACATCGGCGCTGGACGTCTCGGTGCAGGCGCAGGTGCTCGACATCATCGATAATCTGGTGACCCAAAAGGGCATGGGGCTGATCCTGATCAGCCATGACCTCAGCCTTGTCAGCCGCTATTGCGACCGAATCCTGGTGATGAATTCGGGGACCGTGGTGGAAGAATGCGCGGCGGGGCAGCTGGAACAGGCGGGTCATCCCTATACGCGGGGCTTGCTGGCCGCCATGCCGGTGATCGACGAGACGCGAGACGAATTGCCGGTGCTCGACCGGACACAATGGGCGGGTACATGA
- a CDS encoding ABC transporter ATP-binding protein, translating to MSAITLQDLDISYGDTKVVHGVNLDIAEGESFALVGESGSGKSTILRAIAGLAPDWTGKIAVLGQARTHRIERSVARQVQMVFQDPYGSLHPRKTIDAVLSEPLVINGIGDRGDRVEKMLTAVGLDHRFRFRFPHQLSGGQRQRVAIARALMLEPKVLLLDEPTSALDVSVQAEILNLLKRLRKEQGLTYLLVTHNLPVVSFLCDRLAVMRHGRIVEVADVGLLKQGQLREEYSRELLAATPG from the coding sequence ATGAGCGCGATCACTCTCCAAGACCTCGATATTTCCTATGGCGACACCAAGGTCGTGCATGGGGTGAACCTCGACATCGCCGAGGGCGAGAGCTTTGCCCTTGTGGGGGAAAGCGGCTCGGGCAAGTCGACCATCCTGCGGGCGATCGCGGGGCTCGCGCCGGACTGGACGGGCAAGATTGCCGTGCTGGGCCAGGCGCGAACGCATCGAATCGAGCGCAGCGTGGCGCGGCAGGTGCAGATGGTGTTCCAGGACCCCTATGGTTCGCTCCACCCGCGCAAGACGATTGATGCCGTGCTGAGCGAGCCGCTGGTGATCAACGGGATCGGCGATCGCGGCGACCGGGTGGAAAAGATGCTGACGGCCGTGGGGCTGGACCATCGGTTCCGCTTCCGCTTTCCACACCAGCTTTCCGGCGGGCAGCGGCAGCGCGTGGCGATCGCCCGGGCACTGATGTTGGAGCCCAAGGTGCTGCTGCTGGACGAGCCGACCTCGGCGCTGGACGTCTCGGTGCAGGCGGAAATCCTCAACCTGCTGAAGCGCCTCCGCAAGGAACAGGGGCTCACGTATCTCCTGGTGACGCATAACCTGCCGGTGGTGAGCTTTCTCTGCGATCGGCTGGCCGTGATGCGGCATGGGCGGATCGTGGAAGTGGCCGATGTGGGGCTGCTGAAGCAGGGGCAGTTGCGGGAAGAGTATTCGCGGGAACTGCTGGCGGCGACGCCGGGCTGA
- a CDS encoding GAF domain-containing protein: MTDHTTALAQFNAEIALAKGADAAFTALQKLVQDVVGAKLFTVMIVDMAKEESRRAFTSHPVDYPVSGTKPLNYGPWFDLVHKERKYFVANTIEQIAERLFDHELINALGCQSIVNMPVFLGDEMLGSVNMLNVEGYFTEERVQVIRDELEIPAKLAMAVALR; this comes from the coding sequence ATGACTGACCACACGACAGCGCTTGCACAATTCAATGCCGAGATCGCTTTGGCGAAGGGGGCGGATGCGGCTTTTACGGCGCTGCAGAAGCTGGTGCAGGACGTGGTGGGGGCAAAGCTGTTCACGGTGATGATCGTGGATATGGCCAAGGAAGAGTCGCGACGGGCGTTTACCAGCCACCCGGTGGACTATCCTGTATCGGGCACCAAGCCGCTCAACTATGGGCCGTGGTTTGACCTGGTGCACAAGGAGCGGAAATACTTCGTCGCCAATACGATCGAGCAGATCGCCGAACGGCTGTTCGACCATGAGCTGATCAATGCGCTGGGCTGCCAGTCGATCGTCAACATGCCGGTGTTTCTGGGCGACGAAATGCTGGGCTCGGTGAACATGCTCAATGTGGAAGGGTATTTTACCGAGGAGCGCGTGCAGGTGATCCGGGATGAGCTGGAGATCCCGGCGAAGCTGGCGATGGCCGTGGCGCTAAGGTAG